AGCAGAGCGCGCCCACGAATGTCCCGGCGTTGGCGGCGATGGCATCGGCCGTCACACCGTCCTTGTTCACGAAAGCGCCGACTGCCGACGCCCCGAACGCGACACACCCCACCCAGTTCACCAGCACCGACCACCAGTCGCGGTCCTCGAAGTCGAGACCGTGACCCGTCGACCGGGAGTACGCGGCGAAGGCGACCGCGCCGCTGATCAGGAAGGCAACCGAGCCACCGGCGTCGGGAGACCACACGAGGTGGCGTTCACCGGCAACCGTGTGGGCGAACAGGGCGCTCGTCGTCGAGATGTTGAACAGCAGGGTCCCGACGGTTTGGGTTGCGGCGCTGAACCATTCGGCACGGATTGCCGACCCCGGCATCGATGCCTCCAGCTCGACGGGCGATGCGCTACGCACCAACTGGATCAGGCCGGCGCCCGTGAAGAACAACGCGCCGACGAAGTAACACAGGTTGACGACATCGGCGCCGGCGAGATCGCCGAATCCGGGTGCCGAGCCGAGAGCGAACAGGGCCGACCCGACCATGAATCCCCAGCACTGCTTCGGCAGCGTGGGCGCGAACGGGGCGGTGGGCCAGGCACGACGCCGCGTCGGCATTCGGGGTGCCGACCGCTCAGGCGGTGACATCGAGACTCGCGATGACCTTGCTCGGTACGATCCAGACGCCCAGCTCACCCGGCACACCGTTGCGCGCGCCGAACTCCCGGGCGCGGTCGGCACCCATGTACCGCCCGCCGCACATCGTGGCGATCCGGCGCACCTCGTCGAGGTCCTCGGTCACCAGCGCACGACCCTGCACCTGGACGAAGCCATACGGGGGCTCCTGCAGGTCCACCGACATCGTCACGCGCGGATCACGCAGGAGTGCACGACCTTTCGCAGTGGTGGCACCGGTGTTGAAGGCCAACCGGTCACCGTCGACGACGAACCAGACCGGGACCACCAGGGGCCTGCCATCGGCGGCGGTGTATCCGAGGTGGCCGGTCTTGGTACCGGCGGCCAGGAATCC
The sequence above is drawn from the Gordonia rubripertincta genome and encodes:
- a CDS encoding PPOX class F420-dependent oxidoreductase, whose translation is MSGTSLSDPAVRGFLAAGTKTGHLGYTAADGRPLVVPVWFVVDGDRLAFNTGATTAKGRALLRDPRVTMSVDLQEPPYGFVQVQGRALVTEDLDEVRRIATMCGGRYMGADRAREFGARNGVPGELGVWIVPSKVIASLDVTA